In Chloroflexota bacterium, the following are encoded in one genomic region:
- a CDS encoding FHA domain-containing protein: MRKIFLWLAVGLMAAVAAARVSAAQPQAWIAVFGLDTADFPRVSAWVEAWDAQGQFIAHIRPADVQVSEDGHPRALAAWQEQQPGAQVVIAVEAGRALGVRDNLGVSRYQYIYNQVRSWADQPHDVPYDLSLVTSDGTQTAHLADFPTFEQALDAYKPDTKPEETGLKALSAGLKLAVDPTPHPGMGRALLWITPLPSQQALKDLPQYLSLAQQSRVRVYIWLVGPPELQQNPEAQQLAEFANNTLGRLYFFSGAETLPLLKDLFAPLTHIYRLTYISEAVHGENHTLRLTVHTPQGETLTARPVNFRFALKPPEVALLDPPQEITRVLPEGETDPAKRRPASVTVRVGVSFPDDHPRSLQRVALLVDGKPVDVRTEPPYDTLRWDLTAYQHGGAHTLQAEVEDMYGLVARSQPVTVQISVPQPATTLTVTLAAYRQPLTIAIVVLAGLVLLSVLWWGGRRRPRRATVPAATPSPAEAHVAPHSRPRWWSWVPRRQAATPVPTSGALAYLVPLASAVAEMPDLTTLRIEATEVTLGSDPAQADVVVADPSVEPLHARLWRTDEGVFFIADQRSAAGTWVNYAPVSPEGARVQEGDLVHLGRVGFRFRLKPDEPVQVRIHPTSLKA; the protein is encoded by the coding sequence ATGCGCAAAATTTTCCTCTGGTTGGCCGTTGGGCTGATGGCCGCGGTGGCTGCAGCGCGGGTGTCCGCGGCGCAGCCACAAGCCTGGATTGCCGTCTTTGGCCTCGACACTGCCGATTTCCCGCGCGTGAGCGCCTGGGTTGAAGCCTGGGACGCGCAGGGGCAGTTCATTGCTCACATTCGCCCGGCCGACGTGCAGGTGAGCGAAGACGGCCACCCGCGCGCGTTGGCCGCGTGGCAAGAGCAGCAGCCTGGCGCCCAGGTGGTGATTGCGGTGGAAGCCGGGCGGGCCCTTGGGGTGCGCGATAACCTCGGCGTTAGCCGCTACCAATACATCTACAACCAGGTCCGCTCCTGGGCTGACCAGCCCCATGACGTCCCTTACGACCTCAGCCTGGTGACTTCCGATGGCACACAAACGGCTCACTTGGCCGATTTTCCCACCTTTGAGCAGGCGCTGGATGCTTACAAGCCCGACACCAAGCCCGAGGAAACCGGCCTCAAGGCGCTTTCCGCCGGTTTGAAACTGGCCGTGGACCCGACGCCGCACCCTGGCATGGGGCGCGCCCTGCTCTGGATTACGCCTCTGCCGAGCCAACAGGCGCTTAAGGATTTGCCGCAGTACCTTTCCCTCGCGCAGCAGTCGCGCGTGCGGGTGTATATCTGGTTGGTGGGGCCGCCGGAATTGCAGCAGAACCCCGAAGCCCAGCAGTTGGCCGAGTTCGCGAACAACACGCTGGGGCGGTTGTATTTCTTTTCCGGCGCTGAAACGTTGCCGCTGCTGAAGGACCTTTTTGCGCCCCTGACGCACATTTACCGCCTGACCTATATCAGCGAAGCCGTGCATGGCGAGAACCATACCCTGCGCCTGACCGTGCATACGCCGCAGGGCGAAACCCTCACCGCCAGGCCGGTGAACTTCCGGTTTGCTTTGAAGCCGCCGGAAGTGGCCTTGCTCGACCCACCGCAGGAAATCACCCGCGTGCTACCGGAAGGCGAGACCGACCCCGCGAAGCGCCGGCCCGCCTCGGTGACGGTGCGGGTGGGTGTCAGTTTCCCCGATGACCACCCCCGCAGCCTGCAGCGGGTGGCGCTGCTGGTTGATGGGAAGCCCGTTGACGTGCGCACCGAACCGCCCTATGACACGTTGAGATGGGACCTGACGGCATATCAACATGGCGGCGCCCACACCCTTCAGGCCGAAGTGGAAGATATGTACGGGCTGGTGGCCCGTAGCCAGCCGGTCACGGTGCAGATTTCGGTGCCGCAGCCTGCCACCACGCTGACGGTCACCCTGGCGGCGTATCGGCAACCGTTGACCATTGCCATTGTGGTGTTGGCCGGGTTGGTGTTGCTTTCAGTACTCTGGTGGGGTGGCCGACGGCGGCCGCGACGGGCAACGGTTCCCGCTGCAACACCTTCCCCTGCGGAGGCGCATGTTGCCCCGCACAGCCGGCCTCGCTGGTGGTCTTGGGTGCCTCGGCGTCAGGCCGCCACGCCTGTCCCCACAAGCGGGGCACTGGCTTATTTGGTGCCGTTGGCCTCGGCCGTGGCCGAGATGCCCGACTTGACGACCCTGCGCATTGAGGCCACGGAGGTGACGCTCGGCTCTGACCCCGCGCAGGCCGATGTGGTGGTGGCCGACCCGTCTGTCGAGCCACTGCACGCGCGGTTGTGGCGCACCGATGAAGGCGTGTTTTTCATTGCCGATCAGCGTTCGGCGGCGGGCACGTGGGTGAACTACGCACCGGTCTCGCCTGAGGGCGCGCGTGTGCAAGAAGGCGACCTGGTGCATCTGGGGCGGGTGGGTTTCCGTTTCCGCCTCAAGCCCGATGAACCGGTGCAGGTGCGCATTCACCCTACCTCGCTGAAAGCATAG